The Chelonia mydas isolate rCheMyd1 chromosome 3, rCheMyd1.pri.v2, whole genome shotgun sequence genome includes a region encoding these proteins:
- the ZBTB24 gene encoding zinc finger and BTB domain-containing protein 24 isoform X6: MAEAIADPPEKLVVIHSKAHRDTILANFAEQRKKNFLCDITLIVEDVHFRAHKALLAASSEYFSMMFVDEGEISQSIYMLEGMVADTFGALLEFIYTGYLHSNEKSMEQILATAQLLKVNDLVWAHADYQTNHSPNNPLTSSSAASVVVFANDKKNGDPPKRKRGRPRKVKNAQEEKFGTSSVEDVQLRENNSVRNKQNFMKKVAAEETVASEQVPVRKEVEETEPACGSEAAVDLSAEKDENYDPKSQGIQSNQSRYSKRRIRRSIKLKDYKLVGDEDGKVLTKRTDRKRKRTGSEACCKECGKVFKYNHFLAIHQRSHTGERPFKCNECGKGFSQKHSLQVHERMHTGERPYTCTVCSKALTTKHSLLEHMSLHTGQKAFTCDQCGKYFSQKRQLKSHYRVHTGHSLPECNQCHRKFMDAAQLKKHLRTHTGEKPFTCEICGKSFTAKSSLQTHIRIHRGEKPYSCGICGKCFSDSSAKRRHCILHTGKKPFSCPECNLQFARLDNLKSHLKIHSKEKQLQESSTAPSNNNSSEEVRNILQLQQYQLSTSGGQEIQLLVTDSVHNINFIPSHNQGISIVTAENSQNMTAGQAANLTLLTQPPQQLQNLLLAAQQEQVEQIQSINMMENQIETTQSEQMHVITLSKEALAHLHAHQGQTEELHLATGAQHMQLTQEPSRQSHTNQDALQPHQISEEQNQNVHISESHPQSLSINHPSHEHQIQGTER; encoded by the exons ATGGCAGAAGCAATTGCTGACCCTCCAGAGAAGCTTGTTGTTATCCACTCCAAGGCTCACAGAGATACCATTCTAGCTAATTTTGcagaacaaaggaaaaagaatttTCTTTGTGATATCACTTTAATAGTAGAGGATGTGCACTTCAGAGCCCACAAAGCTTTACTTGCTGCCAGCAGTGAGTACTTTTCAATGATGTTTGTAGATGAGGGAGAGATAAGCCAGTCAATTTATATGTTGGAGGGAATGGTTGCAGACACTTTTGGTGCACTACTGGAATTTATCTATACAGGTTATCTTCATTCCAATGAAAAAAGCATGGAACAAATACTGGCAACTGCACAGCTCCTAAAAGTGAATGATTTAGTATGGGCACATGCAGATTATCAGACCAACCATAGCCCAAATAATCCTCTCACATCTAGTAGTGCTGCTTCAGTAGTTGTCTTTGCAAATGACAAGAAAAATGGAGATCCACCAAAGCGAAAACGAGGAAGACCAAGAAAAGTCAAGAATGCTCAAGAGGAAAAATTTGGGACATCTTCTGTTGAAGATGTGCAGCTAAGAGAGAACAATTCAGTGCGAAATAAACAAAATTTTATGAAAAAAGTTGCAGCGGAAGAAACTGTTGCCAGTGAACAAGTTCCAGTAAGGAAAGAAGTGGAAGAAACTGAGCCAGCTTGTGGTTCAGAAGCTGCTGTAGATCTATCAGCTGAGAAGGATGAGAATTATGATCCTAAATCTCAAGGAATACAGAGCAATCAGAGTCGTTATAGCAAACGTAGGATACGGAGGTCTATCAAGCTAAAAGATTATAAACTTGTTGGTGATGAAGATGGAAAAGTATTGACAAAGAGAACTGATAGAAAAAGAAAACGCACAGGTTCTGAAGCTTGTTGCAAAGAATGTGGCAAAGTGTTTAAATATAATCACTTTTTAGCTATTCATCAGAGAAGTCATACAG GAGAACGCCCTTTTAAATGCAATGAATGTGGTAAAGGCTTTTCCCAGAAGCACTCTCTTCAGGTTCATGAGCGGATGCATACTGGAGAGCGACCATATACCTGTACTGTCTGTAGTAAAGCTTTAACAACAAAACATTCTCTTTTGGAACATATGAGCCTACACACAG gACAGAAGGCTTTTACGTGTGATCAGTGTGGAAAGTATTTTAGCCAAAAGAGACAACTGAAGAGTCATTACCGAGTGCACACAG GCCATTCATTGCCGGAATGTAACCAGTGTCATCGCAAATTCATGGATGCAGCTCAGTTAAAGAAACATCTAAGAACACATACAG GTGAGAAGCCATTTACTTGTGAAATCTGTGGCAAGTCATTCACAGCAAAAAGTTCTCTTCAGACTCACATCAGAATCCACAG AGGGGAAAAGCCATATTCTTGTGGTATATGTGGAAAATGTTTCTCGGATTCCAGTGCAAAGAGGAGACACTGTATCTTACACACAGGCAAAAAGCCTTTCTCCTGCCCAGAGTGTAATTTGCAGTTTGCCCGCTTGGACAATTTGAAGTCTCATTTGAAAattcacagcaaagaaaaacaattGCAAGAATCAAGCACTGCTCCTAGCAACAACAATAGCTCAGAGGAGGTCAGAAACATTCTTCAGCTGCAGCAATATCAACTGTCCACGTCTGGAGGACAAGAGATTCAGTTGCTTGTTACAGATTCAGTACATAATATAAACTTTATACCTAGTCATAATCAAGGTATTAGTATTGTTACTGCTGAGAACTCCCAAAATATGACAGCAGGCCAGGCTGCTAATCTTACGCTACTCACTCAACCACCACAACAGCTGCAGAACTTGCTTCTTGCAGCTCAGCAGGAACAAGTAGAACAAATCCAAAGTATCAATATGATGGAGAACCAAATAGAGACTACGCAGTCTGAGCAAATGCATGTCATCACTCTTTCAAAGGAAGCGCTAGCACATCTTCATGCCCATCAGGGGCAAACTGAAGAACTTCATCTAGCAACAGGAGCTCAGCACATGCAGCTGACCCAGGAACCTAGTCGTCAGTCTCATACTAACCAAGATGCACTCCAGCCCCATCAAATTAGTGAAGAACAGAACCAAAATGTACACATTTCTGAATCACATCCGCAATCTTTGTCCATAAACCACCCATCTCATGAGCATCAGATTCAAG
- the ZBTB24 gene encoding zinc finger and BTB domain-containing protein 24 isoform X2 — protein MAEAIADPPEKLVVIHSKAHRDTILANFAEQRKKNFLCDITLIVEDVHFRAHKALLAASSEYFSMMFVDEGEISQSIYMLEGMVADTFGALLEFIYTGYLHSNEKSMEQILATAQLLKVNDLVWAHADYQTNHSPNNPLTSSSAASVVVFANDKKNGDPPKRKRGRPRKVKNAQEEKFGTSSVEDVQLRENNSVRNKQNFMKKVAAEETVASEQVPVRKEVEETEPACGSEAAVDLSAEKDENYDPKSQGIQSNQSRYSKRRIRRSIKLKDYKLVGDEDGKVLTKRTDRKRKRTGSEACCKECGKVFKYNHFLAIHQRSHTGERPFKCNECGKGFSQKHSLQVHERMHTGERPYTCTVCSKALTTKHSLLEHMSLHTGQKAFTCDQCGKYFSQKRQLKSHYRVHTGHSLPECNQCHRKFMDAAQLKKHLRTHTGEKPFTCEICGKSFTAKSSLQTHIRIHRGEKPYSCGICGKCFSDSSAKRRHCILHTGKKPFSCPECNLQFARLDNLKSHLKIHSKEKQLQESSTAPSNNNSSEEVRNILQLQQYQLSTSGGQEIQLLVTDSVHNINFIPSHNQGISIVTAENSQNMTAGQAANLTLLTQPPQQLQNLLLAAQQEQVEQIQSINMMENQIETTQSEQMHVITLSKEALAHLHAHQGQTEELHLATGAQHMQLTQEPSRQSHTNQDALQPHQISEEQNQNVHISESHPQSLSINHPSHEHQIQGSEAEFSNQDCRACSASSARICMA, from the exons ATGGCAGAAGCAATTGCTGACCCTCCAGAGAAGCTTGTTGTTATCCACTCCAAGGCTCACAGAGATACCATTCTAGCTAATTTTGcagaacaaaggaaaaagaatttTCTTTGTGATATCACTTTAATAGTAGAGGATGTGCACTTCAGAGCCCACAAAGCTTTACTTGCTGCCAGCAGTGAGTACTTTTCAATGATGTTTGTAGATGAGGGAGAGATAAGCCAGTCAATTTATATGTTGGAGGGAATGGTTGCAGACACTTTTGGTGCACTACTGGAATTTATCTATACAGGTTATCTTCATTCCAATGAAAAAAGCATGGAACAAATACTGGCAACTGCACAGCTCCTAAAAGTGAATGATTTAGTATGGGCACATGCAGATTATCAGACCAACCATAGCCCAAATAATCCTCTCACATCTAGTAGTGCTGCTTCAGTAGTTGTCTTTGCAAATGACAAGAAAAATGGAGATCCACCAAAGCGAAAACGAGGAAGACCAAGAAAAGTCAAGAATGCTCAAGAGGAAAAATTTGGGACATCTTCTGTTGAAGATGTGCAGCTAAGAGAGAACAATTCAGTGCGAAATAAACAAAATTTTATGAAAAAAGTTGCAGCGGAAGAAACTGTTGCCAGTGAACAAGTTCCAGTAAGGAAAGAAGTGGAAGAAACTGAGCCAGCTTGTGGTTCAGAAGCTGCTGTAGATCTATCAGCTGAGAAGGATGAGAATTATGATCCTAAATCTCAAGGAATACAGAGCAATCAGAGTCGTTATAGCAAACGTAGGATACGGAGGTCTATCAAGCTAAAAGATTATAAACTTGTTGGTGATGAAGATGGAAAAGTATTGACAAAGAGAACTGATAGAAAAAGAAAACGCACAGGTTCTGAAGCTTGTTGCAAAGAATGTGGCAAAGTGTTTAAATATAATCACTTTTTAGCTATTCATCAGAGAAGTCATACAG GAGAACGCCCTTTTAAATGCAATGAATGTGGTAAAGGCTTTTCCCAGAAGCACTCTCTTCAGGTTCATGAGCGGATGCATACTGGAGAGCGACCATATACCTGTACTGTCTGTAGTAAAGCTTTAACAACAAAACATTCTCTTTTGGAACATATGAGCCTACACACAG gACAGAAGGCTTTTACGTGTGATCAGTGTGGAAAGTATTTTAGCCAAAAGAGACAACTGAAGAGTCATTACCGAGTGCACACAG GCCATTCATTGCCGGAATGTAACCAGTGTCATCGCAAATTCATGGATGCAGCTCAGTTAAAGAAACATCTAAGAACACATACAG GTGAGAAGCCATTTACTTGTGAAATCTGTGGCAAGTCATTCACAGCAAAAAGTTCTCTTCAGACTCACATCAGAATCCACAG AGGGGAAAAGCCATATTCTTGTGGTATATGTGGAAAATGTTTCTCGGATTCCAGTGCAAAGAGGAGACACTGTATCTTACACACAGGCAAAAAGCCTTTCTCCTGCCCAGAGTGTAATTTGCAGTTTGCCCGCTTGGACAATTTGAAGTCTCATTTGAAAattcacagcaaagaaaaacaattGCAAGAATCAAGCACTGCTCCTAGCAACAACAATAGCTCAGAGGAGGTCAGAAACATTCTTCAGCTGCAGCAATATCAACTGTCCACGTCTGGAGGACAAGAGATTCAGTTGCTTGTTACAGATTCAGTACATAATATAAACTTTATACCTAGTCATAATCAAGGTATTAGTATTGTTACTGCTGAGAACTCCCAAAATATGACAGCAGGCCAGGCTGCTAATCTTACGCTACTCACTCAACCACCACAACAGCTGCAGAACTTGCTTCTTGCAGCTCAGCAGGAACAAGTAGAACAAATCCAAAGTATCAATATGATGGAGAACCAAATAGAGACTACGCAGTCTGAGCAAATGCATGTCATCACTCTTTCAAAGGAAGCGCTAGCACATCTTCATGCCCATCAGGGGCAAACTGAAGAACTTCATCTAGCAACAGGAGCTCAGCACATGCAGCTGACCCAGGAACCTAGTCGTCAGTCTCATACTAACCAAGATGCACTCCAGCCCCATCAAATTAGTGAAGAACAGAACCAAAATGTACACATTTCTGAATCACATCCGCAATCTTTGTCCATAAACCACCCATCTCATGAGCATCAGATTCAAG
- the ZBTB24 gene encoding zinc finger and BTB domain-containing protein 24 isoform X7: MAEAIADPPEKLVVIHSKAHRDTILANFAEQRKKNFLCDITLIVEDVHFRAHKALLAASSEYFSMMFVDEGEISQSIYMLEGMVADTFGALLEFIYTGYLHSNEKSMEQILATAQLLKVNDLVWAHADYQTNHSPNNPLTSSSAASVVVFANDKKNGDPPKRKRGRPRKVKNAQEEKFGTSSVEDVQLRENNSVRNKQNFMKKVAAEETVASEQVPVRKEVEETEPACGSEAAVDLSAEKDENYDPKSQGIQSNQSRYSKRRIRRSIKLKDYKLVGDEDGKVLTKRTDRKRKRTGSEACCKECGKVFKYNHFLAIHQRSHTGERPFKCNECGKGFSQKHSLQVHERMHTGERPYTCTVCSKALTTKHSLLEHMSLHTGQKAFTCDQCGKYFSQKRQLKSHYRVHTGEKPFTCEICGKSFTAKSSLQTHIRIHRGEKPYSCGICGKCFSDSSAKRRHCILHTGKKPFSCPECNLQFARLDNLKSHLKIHSKEKQLQESSTAPSNNNSSEEVRNILQLQQYQLSTSGGQEIQLLVTDSVHNINFIPSHNQGISIVTAENSQNMTAGQAANLTLLTQPPQQLQNLLLAAQQEQVEQIQSINMMENQIETTQSEQMHVITLSKEALAHLHAHQGQTEELHLATGAQHMQLTQEPSRQSHTNQDALQPHQISEEQNQNVHISESHPQSLSINHPSHEHQIQGSEAEFSNQDCRACSASSARICMA; the protein is encoded by the exons ATGGCAGAAGCAATTGCTGACCCTCCAGAGAAGCTTGTTGTTATCCACTCCAAGGCTCACAGAGATACCATTCTAGCTAATTTTGcagaacaaaggaaaaagaatttTCTTTGTGATATCACTTTAATAGTAGAGGATGTGCACTTCAGAGCCCACAAAGCTTTACTTGCTGCCAGCAGTGAGTACTTTTCAATGATGTTTGTAGATGAGGGAGAGATAAGCCAGTCAATTTATATGTTGGAGGGAATGGTTGCAGACACTTTTGGTGCACTACTGGAATTTATCTATACAGGTTATCTTCATTCCAATGAAAAAAGCATGGAACAAATACTGGCAACTGCACAGCTCCTAAAAGTGAATGATTTAGTATGGGCACATGCAGATTATCAGACCAACCATAGCCCAAATAATCCTCTCACATCTAGTAGTGCTGCTTCAGTAGTTGTCTTTGCAAATGACAAGAAAAATGGAGATCCACCAAAGCGAAAACGAGGAAGACCAAGAAAAGTCAAGAATGCTCAAGAGGAAAAATTTGGGACATCTTCTGTTGAAGATGTGCAGCTAAGAGAGAACAATTCAGTGCGAAATAAACAAAATTTTATGAAAAAAGTTGCAGCGGAAGAAACTGTTGCCAGTGAACAAGTTCCAGTAAGGAAAGAAGTGGAAGAAACTGAGCCAGCTTGTGGTTCAGAAGCTGCTGTAGATCTATCAGCTGAGAAGGATGAGAATTATGATCCTAAATCTCAAGGAATACAGAGCAATCAGAGTCGTTATAGCAAACGTAGGATACGGAGGTCTATCAAGCTAAAAGATTATAAACTTGTTGGTGATGAAGATGGAAAAGTATTGACAAAGAGAACTGATAGAAAAAGAAAACGCACAGGTTCTGAAGCTTGTTGCAAAGAATGTGGCAAAGTGTTTAAATATAATCACTTTTTAGCTATTCATCAGAGAAGTCATACAG GAGAACGCCCTTTTAAATGCAATGAATGTGGTAAAGGCTTTTCCCAGAAGCACTCTCTTCAGGTTCATGAGCGGATGCATACTGGAGAGCGACCATATACCTGTACTGTCTGTAGTAAAGCTTTAACAACAAAACATTCTCTTTTGGAACATATGAGCCTACACACAG gACAGAAGGCTTTTACGTGTGATCAGTGTGGAAAGTATTTTAGCCAAAAGAGACAACTGAAGAGTCATTACCGAGTGCACACAG GTGAGAAGCCATTTACTTGTGAAATCTGTGGCAAGTCATTCACAGCAAAAAGTTCTCTTCAGACTCACATCAGAATCCACAG AGGGGAAAAGCCATATTCTTGTGGTATATGTGGAAAATGTTTCTCGGATTCCAGTGCAAAGAGGAGACACTGTATCTTACACACAGGCAAAAAGCCTTTCTCCTGCCCAGAGTGTAATTTGCAGTTTGCCCGCTTGGACAATTTGAAGTCTCATTTGAAAattcacagcaaagaaaaacaattGCAAGAATCAAGCACTGCTCCTAGCAACAACAATAGCTCAGAGGAGGTCAGAAACATTCTTCAGCTGCAGCAATATCAACTGTCCACGTCTGGAGGACAAGAGATTCAGTTGCTTGTTACAGATTCAGTACATAATATAAACTTTATACCTAGTCATAATCAAGGTATTAGTATTGTTACTGCTGAGAACTCCCAAAATATGACAGCAGGCCAGGCTGCTAATCTTACGCTACTCACTCAACCACCACAACAGCTGCAGAACTTGCTTCTTGCAGCTCAGCAGGAACAAGTAGAACAAATCCAAAGTATCAATATGATGGAGAACCAAATAGAGACTACGCAGTCTGAGCAAATGCATGTCATCACTCTTTCAAAGGAAGCGCTAGCACATCTTCATGCCCATCAGGGGCAAACTGAAGAACTTCATCTAGCAACAGGAGCTCAGCACATGCAGCTGACCCAGGAACCTAGTCGTCAGTCTCATACTAACCAAGATGCACTCCAGCCCCATCAAATTAGTGAAGAACAGAACCAAAATGTACACATTTCTGAATCACATCCGCAATCTTTGTCCATAAACCACCCATCTCATGAGCATCAGATTCAAG
- the ZBTB24 gene encoding zinc finger and BTB domain-containing protein 24 isoform X16, whose amino-acid sequence MAEAIADPPEKLVVIHSKAHRDTILANFAEQRKKNFLCDITLIVEDVHFRAHKALLAASSEYFSMMFVDEGEISQSIYMLEGMVADTFGALLEFIYTGYLHSNEKSMEQILATAQLLKVNDLVWAHADYQTNHSPNNPLTSSSAASVVVFANDKKNGDPPKRKRGRPRKVKNAQEEKFGTSSVEDVQLRENNSVRNKQNFMKKVAAEETVASEQVPVRKEVEETEPACGSEAAVDLSAEKDENYDPKSQGIQSNQSRYSKRRIRRSIKLKDYKLVGDEDGKVLTKRTDRKRKRTGSEACCKECGKVFKYNHFLAIHQRSHTGERPFKCNECGKGFSQKHSLQVHERMHTGERPYTCTVCSKALTTKHSLLEHMSLHTGQKAFTCDQCGKYFSQKRQLKSHYRVHTGEKPFTCEICGKSFTAKSSLQTHIRIHR is encoded by the exons ATGGCAGAAGCAATTGCTGACCCTCCAGAGAAGCTTGTTGTTATCCACTCCAAGGCTCACAGAGATACCATTCTAGCTAATTTTGcagaacaaaggaaaaagaatttTCTTTGTGATATCACTTTAATAGTAGAGGATGTGCACTTCAGAGCCCACAAAGCTTTACTTGCTGCCAGCAGTGAGTACTTTTCAATGATGTTTGTAGATGAGGGAGAGATAAGCCAGTCAATTTATATGTTGGAGGGAATGGTTGCAGACACTTTTGGTGCACTACTGGAATTTATCTATACAGGTTATCTTCATTCCAATGAAAAAAGCATGGAACAAATACTGGCAACTGCACAGCTCCTAAAAGTGAATGATTTAGTATGGGCACATGCAGATTATCAGACCAACCATAGCCCAAATAATCCTCTCACATCTAGTAGTGCTGCTTCAGTAGTTGTCTTTGCAAATGACAAGAAAAATGGAGATCCACCAAAGCGAAAACGAGGAAGACCAAGAAAAGTCAAGAATGCTCAAGAGGAAAAATTTGGGACATCTTCTGTTGAAGATGTGCAGCTAAGAGAGAACAATTCAGTGCGAAATAAACAAAATTTTATGAAAAAAGTTGCAGCGGAAGAAACTGTTGCCAGTGAACAAGTTCCAGTAAGGAAAGAAGTGGAAGAAACTGAGCCAGCTTGTGGTTCAGAAGCTGCTGTAGATCTATCAGCTGAGAAGGATGAGAATTATGATCCTAAATCTCAAGGAATACAGAGCAATCAGAGTCGTTATAGCAAACGTAGGATACGGAGGTCTATCAAGCTAAAAGATTATAAACTTGTTGGTGATGAAGATGGAAAAGTATTGACAAAGAGAACTGATAGAAAAAGAAAACGCACAGGTTCTGAAGCTTGTTGCAAAGAATGTGGCAAAGTGTTTAAATATAATCACTTTTTAGCTATTCATCAGAGAAGTCATACAG GAGAACGCCCTTTTAAATGCAATGAATGTGGTAAAGGCTTTTCCCAGAAGCACTCTCTTCAGGTTCATGAGCGGATGCATACTGGAGAGCGACCATATACCTGTACTGTCTGTAGTAAAGCTTTAACAACAAAACATTCTCTTTTGGAACATATGAGCCTACACACAG gACAGAAGGCTTTTACGTGTGATCAGTGTGGAAAGTATTTTAGCCAAAAGAGACAACTGAAGAGTCATTACCGAGTGCACACAG GTGAGAAGCCATTTACTTGTGAAATCTGTGGCAAGTCATTCACAGCAAAAAGTTCTCTTCAGACTCACATCAGAATCCACAG ataa
- the ZBTB24 gene encoding zinc finger and BTB domain-containing protein 24 isoform X15, with translation MAEAIADPPEKLVVIHSKAHRDTILANFAEQRKKNFLCDITLIVEDVHFRAHKALLAASSEYFSMMFVDEGEISQSIYMLEGMVADTFGALLEFIYTGYLHSNEKSMEQILATAQLLKVNDLVWAHADYQTNHSPNNPLTSSSAASVVVFANDKKNGDPPKRKRGRPRKVKNAQEEKFGTSSVEDVQLRENNSVRNKQNFMKKVAAEETVASEQVPVRKEVEETEPACGSEAAVDLSAEKDENYDPKSQGIQSNQSRYSKRRIRRSIKLKDYKLVGDEDGKVLTKRTDRKRKRTGSEACCKECGKVFKYNHFLAIHQRSHTGERPFKCNECGKGFSQKHSLQVHERMHTGERPYTCTVCSKALTTKHSLLEHMSLHTGQKAFTCDQCGKYFSQKRQLKSHYRVHTGHSLPECNQCHRKFMDAAQLKKHLRTHTGEKPFTCEICGKSFTAKSSLQTHIRIHR, from the exons ATGGCAGAAGCAATTGCTGACCCTCCAGAGAAGCTTGTTGTTATCCACTCCAAGGCTCACAGAGATACCATTCTAGCTAATTTTGcagaacaaaggaaaaagaatttTCTTTGTGATATCACTTTAATAGTAGAGGATGTGCACTTCAGAGCCCACAAAGCTTTACTTGCTGCCAGCAGTGAGTACTTTTCAATGATGTTTGTAGATGAGGGAGAGATAAGCCAGTCAATTTATATGTTGGAGGGAATGGTTGCAGACACTTTTGGTGCACTACTGGAATTTATCTATACAGGTTATCTTCATTCCAATGAAAAAAGCATGGAACAAATACTGGCAACTGCACAGCTCCTAAAAGTGAATGATTTAGTATGGGCACATGCAGATTATCAGACCAACCATAGCCCAAATAATCCTCTCACATCTAGTAGTGCTGCTTCAGTAGTTGTCTTTGCAAATGACAAGAAAAATGGAGATCCACCAAAGCGAAAACGAGGAAGACCAAGAAAAGTCAAGAATGCTCAAGAGGAAAAATTTGGGACATCTTCTGTTGAAGATGTGCAGCTAAGAGAGAACAATTCAGTGCGAAATAAACAAAATTTTATGAAAAAAGTTGCAGCGGAAGAAACTGTTGCCAGTGAACAAGTTCCAGTAAGGAAAGAAGTGGAAGAAACTGAGCCAGCTTGTGGTTCAGAAGCTGCTGTAGATCTATCAGCTGAGAAGGATGAGAATTATGATCCTAAATCTCAAGGAATACAGAGCAATCAGAGTCGTTATAGCAAACGTAGGATACGGAGGTCTATCAAGCTAAAAGATTATAAACTTGTTGGTGATGAAGATGGAAAAGTATTGACAAAGAGAACTGATAGAAAAAGAAAACGCACAGGTTCTGAAGCTTGTTGCAAAGAATGTGGCAAAGTGTTTAAATATAATCACTTTTTAGCTATTCATCAGAGAAGTCATACAG GAGAACGCCCTTTTAAATGCAATGAATGTGGTAAAGGCTTTTCCCAGAAGCACTCTCTTCAGGTTCATGAGCGGATGCATACTGGAGAGCGACCATATACCTGTACTGTCTGTAGTAAAGCTTTAACAACAAAACATTCTCTTTTGGAACATATGAGCCTACACACAG gACAGAAGGCTTTTACGTGTGATCAGTGTGGAAAGTATTTTAGCCAAAAGAGACAACTGAAGAGTCATTACCGAGTGCACACAG GCCATTCATTGCCGGAATGTAACCAGTGTCATCGCAAATTCATGGATGCAGCTCAGTTAAAGAAACATCTAAGAACACATACAG GTGAGAAGCCATTTACTTGTGAAATCTGTGGCAAGTCATTCACAGCAAAAAGTTCTCTTCAGACTCACATCAGAATCCACAG ataa
- the ZBTB24 gene encoding zinc finger and BTB domain-containing protein 24 isoform X14: MAEAIADPPEKLVVIHSKAHRDTILANFAEQRKKNFLCDITLIVEDVHFRAHKALLAASSEYFSMMFVDEGEISQSIYMLEGMVADTFGALLEFIYTGYLHSNEKSMEQILATAQLLKVNDLVWAHADYQTNHSPNNPLTSSSAASVVVFANDKKNGDPPKRKRGRPRKVKNAQEEKFGTSSVEDVQLRENNSVRNKQNFMKKVAAEETVASEQVPVRKEVEETEPACGSEAAVDLSAEKDENYDPKSQGIQSNQSRYSKRRIRRSIKLKDYKLVGDEDGKVLTKRTDRKRKRTGSEACCKECGKVFKYNHFLAIHQRSHTGERPFKCNECGKGFSQKHSLQVHERMHTGERPYTCTVCSKALTTKHSLLEHMSLHTGQKAFTCDQCGKYFSQKRQLKSHYRVHTGHSLPECNQCHRKFMDAAQLKKHLRTHTGEKPFTCEICGKSFTAKSSLQTHIRIHRLLLYYRMSIFTLPKTCMIFIKLSESLICNF, from the exons ATGGCAGAAGCAATTGCTGACCCTCCAGAGAAGCTTGTTGTTATCCACTCCAAGGCTCACAGAGATACCATTCTAGCTAATTTTGcagaacaaaggaaaaagaatttTCTTTGTGATATCACTTTAATAGTAGAGGATGTGCACTTCAGAGCCCACAAAGCTTTACTTGCTGCCAGCAGTGAGTACTTTTCAATGATGTTTGTAGATGAGGGAGAGATAAGCCAGTCAATTTATATGTTGGAGGGAATGGTTGCAGACACTTTTGGTGCACTACTGGAATTTATCTATACAGGTTATCTTCATTCCAATGAAAAAAGCATGGAACAAATACTGGCAACTGCACAGCTCCTAAAAGTGAATGATTTAGTATGGGCACATGCAGATTATCAGACCAACCATAGCCCAAATAATCCTCTCACATCTAGTAGTGCTGCTTCAGTAGTTGTCTTTGCAAATGACAAGAAAAATGGAGATCCACCAAAGCGAAAACGAGGAAGACCAAGAAAAGTCAAGAATGCTCAAGAGGAAAAATTTGGGACATCTTCTGTTGAAGATGTGCAGCTAAGAGAGAACAATTCAGTGCGAAATAAACAAAATTTTATGAAAAAAGTTGCAGCGGAAGAAACTGTTGCCAGTGAACAAGTTCCAGTAAGGAAAGAAGTGGAAGAAACTGAGCCAGCTTGTGGTTCAGAAGCTGCTGTAGATCTATCAGCTGAGAAGGATGAGAATTATGATCCTAAATCTCAAGGAATACAGAGCAATCAGAGTCGTTATAGCAAACGTAGGATACGGAGGTCTATCAAGCTAAAAGATTATAAACTTGTTGGTGATGAAGATGGAAAAGTATTGACAAAGAGAACTGATAGAAAAAGAAAACGCACAGGTTCTGAAGCTTGTTGCAAAGAATGTGGCAAAGTGTTTAAATATAATCACTTTTTAGCTATTCATCAGAGAAGTCATACAG GAGAACGCCCTTTTAAATGCAATGAATGTGGTAAAGGCTTTTCCCAGAAGCACTCTCTTCAGGTTCATGAGCGGATGCATACTGGAGAGCGACCATATACCTGTACTGTCTGTAGTAAAGCTTTAACAACAAAACATTCTCTTTTGGAACATATGAGCCTACACACAG gACAGAAGGCTTTTACGTGTGATCAGTGTGGAAAGTATTTTAGCCAAAAGAGACAACTGAAGAGTCATTACCGAGTGCACACAG GCCATTCATTGCCGGAATGTAACCAGTGTCATCGCAAATTCATGGATGCAGCTCAGTTAAAGAAACATCTAAGAACACATACAG GTGAGAAGCCATTTACTTGTGAAATCTGTGGCAAGTCATTCACAGCAAAAAGTTCTCTTCAGACTCACATCAGAATCCACAG GTTGTTACTGTATTACAGAATGAGCATCTTTACACTACCCAAGACAtgcatgatttttattaaattgagtgaaTCTCTGATATGCAACTTCTAG